A single Leptospira biflexa serovar Patoc strain 'Patoc 1 (Paris)' DNA region contains:
- the pyrF gene encoding orotidine-5'-phosphate decarboxylase, which produces MTSFLSKFRNRRDGLRSQLCIGIDPELEKLPKVCLDSKSPLVHFSETIVRYTHPYAVAWKPNIAFFERLGAEGYFALEHMVHLMKEVSPEVPIVMDAKRGDLANTAKEYAKYFFQTLKVDALTVNPYMGRDSLTPYLDLGGYLFVLGLTSNPSSSDFQKLKTKTNDLYLYEEVSDQMASLSEVYPGQVGLVVGGTHPSEIQSLRKRHPDLCFLIPGFGAQGGDLESIIHASGKEALINSSRGITLSSLAENYGEVSKKKSEEVHLRMNHLFP; this is translated from the coding sequence ATGACCTCATTTTTATCCAAATTCCGTAATCGCCGTGATGGACTCAGATCCCAACTTTGTATCGGAATCGATCCCGAACTAGAAAAATTACCCAAAGTCTGTTTGGATTCAAAGTCACCGCTCGTCCATTTTTCAGAAACCATAGTCCGTTACACCCATCCCTATGCTGTGGCTTGGAAACCAAACATTGCTTTTTTTGAACGTCTGGGGGCAGAAGGGTATTTTGCATTAGAACATATGGTCCACTTAATGAAAGAGGTTTCACCAGAGGTACCCATTGTGATGGATGCCAAACGGGGGGATCTTGCCAATACTGCCAAAGAATATGCGAAGTATTTTTTCCAAACTTTGAAAGTGGATGCTTTGACCGTGAACCCGTATATGGGTCGGGATAGTCTTACACCGTATCTGGATTTGGGTGGGTATCTTTTTGTTTTAGGGTTAACCTCCAATCCCAGTTCCTCTGACTTCCAAAAATTAAAAACAAAGACCAATGATTTGTACTTGTACGAAGAGGTAAGTGACCAAATGGCTTCCCTTTCGGAAGTGTATCCGGGCCAAGTGGGTCTTGTGGTCGGAGGGACCCATCCATCCGAAATCCAATCCCTCCGGAAGCGCCATCCCGATCTTTGTTTTCTCATCCCAGGATTTGGTGCCCAAGGTGGTGATTTGGAATCGATCATTCATGCTTCGGGGAAAGAGGCACTGATCAATTCATCTCGTGGCATCACTCTCAGTTCTCTTGCGGAAAATTACGGTGAAGTTTCAAAAAAGAAATCGGAAGAAGTTCATTTGAGGATGAACCATCTCTTTCCTTAA
- a CDS encoding NAD(P)/FAD-dependent oxidoreductase, whose translation MKETLAIIGTGIAGLGSAYFLKNDFDLTIFDSADYVGGHTNTVMVEEDGVQIPIDTGFIVFNHVTYPNLLRLFQTLNVPTKKSDMSFSVQYHPTKLEFSGSGLRGLFAQKKNLFRPRYLKMLLEIDRFNTNAPKILENPTYDDWNLGRYMETFGYGKDILNYYLIPMSSAVWSTPPDLMLEFPAKSLIRFFYNHGFLGLNTQHQWYTVDGGSKEYVNRILPPIKDRIRLKTPVQSVNRLPNGKVEIVLPEGKKQVFDKVLLATHGHLSAKLLGNPTKLEQELLPLYKYQHNTATLHTDDSDMPTIKSCWSSWNYKITESKDGKMEPYTIYWMNRLQNVSKKKNYFVTINDPGRVKESHTIKKIDYEHPLFSVEASLGQSRLPKLNEDGPIYFAGAYFRYGFHEDGFLSAVNVSKSILKRDPWT comes from the coding sequence GTGAAAGAAACATTAGCAATTATCGGAACAGGAATCGCGGGTTTAGGTTCTGCTTACTTTTTAAAAAATGATTTTGATTTAACGATTTTTGATAGTGCTGATTATGTCGGCGGGCACACTAACACAGTGATGGTGGAAGAAGATGGTGTCCAAATCCCCATTGATACTGGTTTTATCGTTTTTAATCATGTCACCTATCCCAATTTATTACGTTTGTTCCAGACATTAAATGTTCCTACAAAAAAATCAGATATGTCTTTTAGCGTCCAATATCACCCCACCAAACTAGAGTTTAGTGGGTCTGGCCTTCGAGGATTATTTGCTCAGAAAAAAAATCTCTTCCGTCCACGATATCTGAAGATGTTACTTGAGATTGATCGTTTTAATACCAATGCTCCCAAAATTTTGGAAAATCCTACTTACGATGATTGGAACTTGGGCCGTTATATGGAGACTTTTGGTTACGGGAAAGACATCCTCAATTATTATTTAATTCCGATGAGTTCTGCCGTTTGGTCCACACCTCCCGATTTGATGTTGGAATTTCCAGCCAAGTCCCTCATTCGTTTTTTTTACAACCATGGTTTTTTGGGTCTCAATACCCAACACCAATGGTATACGGTGGATGGTGGTTCCAAGGAATATGTGAATCGGATCCTTCCCCCGATAAAAGACCGGATCCGATTGAAAACACCTGTCCAGTCAGTCAATCGACTCCCCAATGGAAAGGTAGAAATAGTTTTGCCTGAAGGGAAAAAGCAAGTGTTCGACAAAGTTCTCCTTGCGACCCATGGCCATTTGTCTGCAAAACTTTTGGGGAATCCAACCAAATTGGAACAAGAACTTTTGCCCCTTTACAAGTACCAACACAATACGGCAACCTTACACACCGATGACTCGGATATGCCAACCATCAAATCTTGTTGGTCTAGTTGGAATTATAAAATCACGGAATCAAAAGATGGAAAAATGGAACCTTACACCATTTATTGGATGAATCGTTTGCAAAACGTTTCCAAGAAAAAAAATTATTTTGTGACAATCAATGACCCCGGTCGTGTGAAAGAAAGCCATACCATCAAAAAAATTGACTATGAACACCCTTTGTTTTCGGTGGAAGCATCACTTGGCCAAAGTCGTTTGCCAAAGTTAAATGAAGATGGCCCGATTTATTTTGCTGGTGCATACTTTCGGTATGGATTTCATGAAGATGGATTTTTGTCGGCAGTAAACGTTTCCAAAAGTATCCTAAAACGAGACCCATGGACTTAA
- a CDS encoding DUF1365 domain-containing protein has protein sequence MYEADVFHMRTAPAENKFQYKIFNFYLDLEEIDQLSHKSFFFSRNRWNLFSFYDKDHLQFGKDSVYENTKSFLEASGVKGEIGKIYLLTNLRVLGYVFNPVSFYFCFDTSGLPLAAIAEVGNTFGEIKPYLGKFQKTKGTIADPEVFIREPKNFYVSPFIPLDSEFEFRLNTPNEKLQIGVDSYENGKRILITSFIGKKIPFHTKYLLKLFIQFPFITVKIITLIHWQAFKLWIKKIPYIQKHQNLEKQTGVPLGKISEPVPFTRND, from the coding sequence ATGTATGAAGCGGACGTATTTCATATGCGTACCGCACCCGCAGAAAACAAATTCCAATATAAAATCTTTAATTTTTATCTGGATTTGGAAGAAATAGACCAGTTATCCCATAAAAGTTTTTTCTTTTCCAGGAATCGTTGGAATTTGTTTTCTTTTTATGACAAAGACCACTTACAGTTTGGAAAAGATTCAGTATATGAAAACACAAAATCATTTTTAGAAGCCTCAGGTGTAAAAGGTGAAATAGGAAAAATTTACCTCCTCACCAATTTACGAGTCCTCGGGTATGTGTTTAATCCTGTGAGTTTCTATTTTTGTTTTGATACTTCGGGTCTTCCATTGGCTGCCATTGCAGAAGTAGGCAATACATTTGGGGAAATCAAACCCTACCTTGGGAAGTTTCAAAAAACAAAAGGGACGATCGCGGATCCAGAAGTGTTCATCCGTGAACCAAAAAATTTTTATGTCTCTCCTTTCATTCCTTTGGATTCGGAATTTGAATTTCGCCTGAACACTCCGAATGAAAAATTACAGATCGGAGTCGACTCTTATGAAAATGGGAAACGAATTTTAATCACTTCCTTTATCGGAAAAAAAATTCCCTTTCATACCAAATACTTATTAAAACTTTTCATCCAATTTCCATTTATTACCGTCAAAATAATAACATTGATTCATTGGCAAGCATTCAAGTTGTGGATCAAAAAAATTCCTTACATACAGAAACACCAAAACTTAGAGAAACAAACAGGAGTTCCACTTGGAAAAATCAGCGAACCAGTCCCTTTTACAAGAAACGATTGA
- a CDS encoding SAM-dependent methyltransferase has product MEKSANQSLLQETIDSELFTELKDKTVTEQYPIYKKIFFKAMSSMKRGSLRMILPNGEQVVLGDPSTSFEPKFHSALIHVKNPVFFKKSVLHGDIGFSESYLTGDWDTDSIENVISWFILNVDEAPNLSGAKKKLFHLDLFNLGNKFLHFLRRNTLTGSKKNIVEHYDLGNRFYKLFLDPTMTYSSAYFESLDQTLEEAQTTKVDRLCQKLKLNPKDHLLEIGSGWGFLSIHAAKNYGCKVTTVTLSEEQFRFAKERIEKEGLSDKIEIRIQDYRKIEGRFTKLVSVEMLEAVGDAFYETFFQKCQDLLTQDGIMALQVITCPDSRFTSFKKGIDFIQKHIFPGSLLPSIGRMNQAINRTGDMYLHHLEDMGLSYAKTLRIWLKAFEDNLTEVRNQGYSETFIRKWRYYLAYCAAAFQMRNISVVQSVYVRPNNLNI; this is encoded by the coding sequence TTGGAAAAATCAGCGAACCAGTCCCTTTTACAAGAAACGATTGATTCAGAGCTTTTTACTGAACTAAAGGATAAAACAGTCACAGAACAATATCCGATTTACAAAAAAATATTTTTTAAGGCTATGAGTTCCATGAAACGTGGATCCCTTCGTATGATCTTACCTAACGGAGAACAGGTGGTTCTAGGTGATCCGAGTACTTCATTCGAACCAAAGTTCCATTCAGCACTCATTCATGTGAAAAACCCTGTGTTTTTCAAAAAATCAGTGTTACATGGTGATATTGGCTTTTCCGAATCCTATTTAACGGGAGATTGGGATACAGATTCGATTGAAAATGTAATTTCATGGTTTATTTTAAATGTGGATGAGGCTCCCAATTTATCAGGTGCCAAAAAAAAATTATTCCACTTGGATTTGTTCAATTTAGGGAATAAATTTTTACATTTCCTCCGAAGAAACACTCTCACTGGAAGTAAAAAAAACATAGTGGAACACTATGATTTAGGGAATCGTTTTTATAAACTTTTTTTAGATCCTACGATGACATATAGTTCCGCATATTTTGAATCTCTTGACCAAACCTTGGAAGAAGCCCAAACAACTAAAGTAGACAGACTTTGCCAAAAGTTAAAACTAAATCCAAAAGACCATTTGTTAGAAATTGGAAGTGGATGGGGATTTTTATCGATCCATGCCGCAAAAAATTATGGATGTAAAGTAACAACTGTTACTTTATCAGAAGAACAGTTCCGGTTTGCAAAGGAACGCATAGAAAAGGAAGGATTGTCGGATAAAATCGAAATTCGTATCCAAGACTATCGAAAGATCGAAGGGAGATTTACAAAACTTGTGTCAGTAGAAATGTTGGAAGCTGTGGGGGATGCTTTCTACGAAACGTTTTTTCAAAAGTGCCAAGACCTTTTGACACAAGATGGAATCATGGCCTTGCAAGTGATCACTTGCCCCGATTCAAGATTTACCTCCTTCAAAAAGGGAATCGATTTTATCCAAAAACATATTTTCCCAGGCTCTCTTCTGCCATCGATTGGAAGGATGAACCAAGCAATCAACCGTACGGGAGATATGTATCTCCATCATTTGGAAGATATGGGTTTGAGTTATGCAAAAACACTTCGGATTTGGTTAAAAGCTTTTGAGGACAACCTAACAGAAGTAAGAAACCAGGGGTACAGCGAAACCTTCATTCGGAAATGGCGATACTATTTGGCTTATTGTGCAGCAGCCTTCCAAATGCGAAACATTAGCGTAGTGCAGTCTGTTTACGTAAGACCCAATAATTTAAATATCTAA
- a CDS encoding SRPBCC family protein, giving the protein MRETRSVFTFDEPIERLWSAVTVYEVLVHWLADEVRGRPKVGGEFSWTWKLGLEGNFTTHGIYQKIEPLKELVMEWKDHPAGDIFLQLLFESTGPNTSKLTIVNGGFPDNDSSHVWLEGAKEAWDGQAVLLKEFLKQNPDISKFIKKS; this is encoded by the coding sequence ATGAGAGAAACCAGATCTGTTTTTACATTTGACGAACCTATTGAACGATTGTGGTCAGCAGTCACCGTTTATGAAGTGTTAGTGCATTGGTTAGCAGATGAAGTGCGAGGAAGGCCAAAGGTTGGTGGAGAATTTTCATGGACTTGGAAACTGGGTCTCGAAGGCAATTTTACTACTCACGGCATCTATCAAAAAATTGAACCTCTCAAAGAACTGGTTATGGAATGGAAAGACCATCCTGCAGGTGATATTTTTTTGCAGTTATTATTTGAATCAACAGGGCCAAATACTTCGAAACTAACGATTGTTAATGGAGGATTCCCTGACAATGATTCTTCACATGTGTGGCTAGAAGGTGCCAAAGAAGCTTGGGATGGACAAGCTGTACTCTTAAAAGAATTTTTAAAACAGAATCCAGACATCAGCAAATTTATAAAAAAATCTTGA
- a CDS encoding DUF1574 domain-containing protein → MDSIFRIPYIQTLAKIDLTAVNYEAKSDFLQKLIEEKPGVNTPKTKKIMLVLGSSRLLYFDYDELVSFYPDWEIYNLSSAVTTPAYYDFQLTKILDVGIKPDLVIMETDPNQFNQNSVFKSSNLTYSFDLGYVLSNLSLFGKDHVSFYLGRKLFAVGTYKPYLDQMWKNYKNPYLENVLGMHKSTYDYILTHNGNGLSPIDNYMEKDSNALLQTSHRTLDWLFASYQRSPMQFGFYEKILTRLQNENIKSVIVWPMSSPDFENLLEKESLVKTWETEIDTITKNHNFSILKLKHDPSYTCNAFADGGHVAKDCYRGLMRSILLEYFRKYEPNHL, encoded by the coding sequence GTGGATTCTATCTTTAGGATCCCATACATCCAAACACTAGCTAAAATAGATTTAACGGCAGTTAACTATGAAGCTAAATCTGATTTTTTACAAAAATTAATCGAAGAAAAACCAGGTGTAAATACACCGAAAACAAAAAAAATCATGTTGGTTTTAGGTTCTTCTCGTCTGCTTTATTTTGACTATGACGAGTTAGTTTCCTTTTATCCAGACTGGGAGATTTATAATTTATCTTCAGCAGTCACAACACCCGCGTATTATGATTTCCAACTGACGAAAATTTTAGATGTTGGGATCAAACCTGATCTTGTGATCATGGAAACCGATCCAAATCAATTCAATCAAAACTCAGTTTTTAAAAGTTCCAATTTAACTTATAGTTTTGATTTAGGATATGTTCTTTCGAATCTATCATTGTTTGGAAAGGATCATGTTTCGTTTTACCTTGGACGTAAACTATTTGCTGTTGGAACTTATAAACCGTATCTCGATCAAATGTGGAAAAACTATAAAAATCCATATTTAGAAAATGTACTTGGGATGCACAAATCAACATATGATTACATTTTAACTCATAATGGGAATGGTTTATCTCCCATTGATAATTATATGGAAAAAGATTCCAATGCATTACTCCAAACAAGCCACAGGACACTTGATTGGTTGTTTGCTTCTTACCAAAGGAGTCCAATGCAATTTGGATTTTATGAAAAAATATTGACGCGTCTCCAAAATGAAAACATTAAATCCGTGATTGTATGGCCTATGTCTTCACCTGATTTTGAAAATTTGTTAGAAAAAGAATCTTTGGTGAAAACTTGGGAAACCGAAATTGATACCATCACTAAAAATCATAACTTTTCAATCTTAAAATTGAAACATGATCCGTCTTATACCTGTAATGCGTTCGCAGATGGTGGCCACGTAGCGAAAGATTGTTACAGAGGACTTATGCGATCTATTTTATTGGAATACTTTCGTAAGTATGAGCCAAATCATTTGTAA
- a CDS encoding nucleotidyltransferase family protein yields MKKIRIGVIAAAGKGTRAYPRTSFIPKPLFVIEGKTILHRNVELMVKTFGIEKVYVLVGHLKEQIIAELDQIRLALPKVVIEPVEWTEKGLASDVASLEKTIREPFLTILGDEFYYHTDHDAFLKVLKKHPKMAASIGVVKTSLLSRIRKNYSVVLENDKILNLVEKPENPPNELLGLGSYFFTPEYFEFFKKTPASQKSGVIEITDVIDKMAKESSGGVYAAMLNCEYFNINSMQDYYHAVYEVRNDLFSKFKTSLIIPTNHNERSITDVIVDFKNKFNEIIVIDNESNDDTLALAKKEKVKTYTFPGDGDPTRLGEQVRRGIEYATGDIIVVVSPDGSFRSKDFPKLLEYMKDSDMVIGTRTTRQMIEQGSNLKPLYRLVNLLMGKLVELFWWGQEPRFTDVDCQFFSVWRESYDRVKPQLVVEDRKFIVELMIDIVRSHMRCIEIPVSYFKPVGQVEYRLRDMISDSFQIFKLILSKKFFLGENRDGE; encoded by the coding sequence TTGAAAAAGATCAGAATTGGGGTGATTGCCGCGGCTGGAAAAGGCACAAGGGCTTACCCCCGCACCAGTTTCATTCCTAAACCTCTCTTTGTCATCGAAGGCAAAACCATCCTCCATCGTAACGTGGAGTTAATGGTAAAAACTTTTGGGATCGAAAAGGTTTATGTTTTAGTAGGCCACCTGAAAGAACAAATCATTGCAGAACTGGATCAAATCCGATTGGCATTACCAAAAGTTGTGATTGAACCTGTGGAATGGACCGAGAAGGGGCTTGCATCCGATGTGGCAAGTCTTGAAAAAACAATTCGAGAACCATTTTTAACCATATTAGGTGATGAGTTTTATTATCACACAGATCATGATGCATTTCTGAAAGTATTAAAAAAACATCCCAAAATGGCTGCATCCATTGGTGTTGTTAAAACCTCATTATTATCCCGAATCCGAAAAAATTATTCTGTTGTATTAGAAAATGATAAAATTCTAAATTTAGTAGAAAAGCCTGAAAACCCACCTAATGAACTTTTGGGATTGGGTAGTTATTTTTTCACTCCTGAATATTTTGAATTTTTTAAAAAAACACCTGCCTCGCAAAAATCTGGCGTGATCGAAATCACAGATGTCATTGATAAGATGGCAAAAGAGTCAAGTGGCGGTGTTTATGCGGCGATGTTAAATTGCGAATACTTTAACATAAATTCAATGCAAGATTATTATCATGCAGTTTATGAAGTTCGTAACGATTTATTTTCAAAGTTCAAAACGAGTTTGATCATTCCAACCAATCACAATGAAAGATCCATTACGGATGTGATCGTAGATTTTAAAAACAAATTTAATGAAATCATTGTGATCGATAATGAATCTAATGATGATACACTTGCACTTGCGAAAAAAGAAAAAGTAAAAACCTATACATTCCCGGGTGACGGTGATCCCACAAGACTTGGAGAACAAGTGAGGCGGGGGATCGAATATGCAACAGGCGATATCATTGTAGTTGTATCTCCAGATGGTTCATTTCGCTCTAAGGATTTTCCAAAACTCCTCGAATATATGAAAGATTCGGATATGGTGATTGGTACTCGAACCACAAGGCAGATGATTGAACAAGGATCCAATCTAAAACCACTGTATCGTTTGGTGAATTTATTAATGGGCAAACTAGTTGAATTATTTTGGTGGGGCCAAGAACCTCGATTCACTGATGTTGACTGCCAATTTTTCTCTGTTTGGCGAGAGTCCTATGATAGAGTAAAACCTCAATTAGTTGTGGAAGATAGAAAATTCATTGTTGAGCTAATGATTGATATCGTTAGATCCCACATGAGATGTATTGAAATCCCAGTCTCTTATTTCAAACCTGTGGGGCAGGTAGAATACCGACTTCGTGATATGATTTCTGATTCATTTCAAATTTTTAAATTGATATTATCAAAAAAGTTTTTCCTAGGAGAAAATCGCGATGGCGAATAA
- a CDS encoding NAD-dependent epimerase/dehydratase family protein, with product MANKVLVTGGCGFLGSHVCELFRKEGWDVVSFDNMTKYELKRTGYGTDATRDYNWNYLKSIGVTMVKGDIRNLEHLMDRSADCDYIIHTAAQPAMTISWEDPELDFSTNVIGTFNVMEAARKHKIPVVNTSSIHVYGNSINDSLKEDKTSYVREPVEIPVTHPTMVGQISPLHASKMSAEHYVRSYTDMYGVKAASFRFTGIYGERQFGGEDHGWVANFAIRSVFGLPLRIFGTGKQTRDILHAEDGAKSYLEFFKNPIPGVYNIGGASPHKISLLECIYLIGEILGKKQEILFEVERPGDMRYFICDISEAKKFGFNPKILPKEGVTRLLKWIEANQEVFNIAGK from the coding sequence ATGGCGAATAAAGTATTGGTTACAGGTGGATGTGGGTTTTTAGGATCCCATGTTTGTGAATTATTTCGTAAAGAAGGTTGGGACGTTGTTAGTTTTGACAACATGACGAAATATGAATTAAAAAGAACTGGTTACGGAACTGACGCAACAAGAGATTATAACTGGAATTATCTAAAGTCAATTGGTGTCACAATGGTGAAAGGAGACATCAGAAACTTGGAGCATTTAATGGACAGAAGTGCTGATTGTGATTATATCATTCACACCGCAGCACAACCTGCCATGACCATTTCTTGGGAAGACCCAGAACTAGATTTTTCTACCAACGTAATTGGGACCTTCAATGTTATGGAAGCTGCAAGAAAACATAAAATCCCAGTTGTGAATACTTCTTCTATCCATGTGTATGGAAACTCTATTAACGACAGTTTGAAAGAGGACAAAACATCCTATGTTCGTGAGCCAGTTGAAATTCCTGTCACACATCCTACAATGGTGGGTCAAATTTCTCCTCTTCATGCATCCAAGATGAGTGCTGAACACTACGTTCGTTCTTATACTGATATGTATGGCGTGAAAGCAGCAAGTTTTCGGTTCACTGGAATTTACGGTGAACGTCAGTTTGGTGGTGAGGATCATGGTTGGGTGGCAAATTTTGCAATTCGTTCTGTTTTTGGTTTACCACTTCGTATTTTTGGGACAGGAAAACAAACCCGTGATATCTTACATGCAGAAGATGGTGCAAAGTCTTATCTAGAATTTTTTAAAAACCCGATCCCTGGTGTTTATAATATTGGTGGTGCAAGCCCACACAAAATTTCCTTATTGGAATGTATCTATCTTATAGGTGAAATCCTTGGGAAAAAACAGGAAATTCTTTTTGAAGTTGAACGACCTGGTGACATGCGTTACTTTATTTGTGATATTTCAGAGGCGAAAAAATTTGGATTCAATCCAAAAATTCTTCCAAAAGAAGGAGTCACTCGTCTTTTGAAATGGATCGAAGCAAACCAAGAAGTTTTTAACATCGCTGGAAAGTAG
- a CDS encoding glycosyltransferase produces the protein MKTLVIIPAYNEAATIEEVVRGAIAYADVSVTDDASKDETPNILKKLQKEFGSRLHVIRHEKNTHIPKGIQDGMKYAVEKKYDWVITMDAGLSHDASYLKDFIQFPNCDLVIGSRTSTVNVPLYRKFISWLAAKVMNYCLSNSIFDLFGNNLRDCTSGYRRYSKPMFETIATYPLESVAFDFHMEALSIVSKNNGKIKELPIQYVFSNSSFNSKVLKLAIQFAKKLLLRKWKLIPAHQ, from the coding sequence ATTAAAACTTTGGTGATCATTCCAGCTTATAATGAAGCCGCTACAATCGAAGAGGTTGTACGCGGTGCCATCGCTTATGCGGATGTTTCCGTTACTGATGACGCAAGTAAGGATGAGACACCAAACATACTAAAGAAACTCCAGAAAGAATTTGGTTCTCGACTTCATGTGATCCGACATGAAAAAAATACACATATTCCCAAAGGAATCCAAGATGGGATGAAATATGCAGTGGAAAAAAAATATGATTGGGTCATCACTATGGATGCAGGTTTGTCTCACGATGCTTCTTATCTGAAAGACTTCATCCAATTTCCGAATTGTGACTTGGTTATCGGTTCAAGAACTTCCACGGTCAATGTCCCTTTATATAGGAAATTCATTTCATGGTTAGCTGCCAAAGTAATGAATTACTGTTTATCCAATAGTATTTTTGATTTATTCGGAAACAACTTACGTGATTGTACAAGTGGTTACAGACGTTATTCTAAACCAATGTTTGAGACCATAGCCACTTATCCGCTGGAATCCGTAGCTTTTGATTTTCATATGGAAGCACTTTCCATCGTATCAAAAAATAATGGGAAAATTAAAGAACTTCCGATTCAATATGTTTTTTCCAATAGTAGTTTTAATTCAAAAGTATTAAAACTTGCCATTCAATTTGCAAAAAAACTTTTACTAAGAAAATGGAAACTAATTCCAGCTCACCAGTAA
- a CDS encoding AZOBR_p60025 family cell surface glycopolymer formation protein yields MVFKRLDPFFLYLNSKQWLSVTMFLILWGLSTLSYWKKYEWNPSSMVNFGHEFALQNQSETPLNSILFKGETGDLGAGYDGQIFYYFSRPLANFNLNWPKGFDESYRAPRIGYPLLIAMFGIFGKGFAIFGMYFWNISLILLSYFFLRKLLDEKTKPYAILYLLSPFALGSYYVLVSDSVMVSLLIIAYYFYVKENWIPFILLSSLAILTKEPALFLLFPIGLAALVNKDWKRMVVVGAVLVGPVCWHLYLSYRFPNWRPGRLTDFILPFEGLISYMESIWRQLASGSNFKEVARLFSRFPLVILFFLGAFLPFTGKIQKGWEFRISFLLIMFMVATAGYYHFWSVYENVSRMFTLSIPVLLLLMNADKQIRKEEYIFVTLAILFLFLVKVLFISKQMSYQIGF; encoded by the coding sequence ATGGTTTTCAAAAGATTAGATCCGTTTTTTTTATATTTGAACAGTAAACAATGGTTATCTGTGACCATGTTTTTGATACTTTGGGGATTATCGACATTATCGTATTGGAAAAAATATGAGTGGAACCCAAGTTCGATGGTCAATTTTGGTCACGAATTTGCATTACAAAATCAATCCGAAACACCTCTCAATTCGATATTATTTAAAGGTGAAACTGGCGATTTGGGAGCGGGTTATGACGGACAAATTTTCTACTATTTTTCAAGGCCACTTGCCAATTTTAATTTAAATTGGCCAAAAGGTTTTGATGAATCTTATCGTGCTCCAAGAATCGGCTATCCATTGTTAATTGCTATGTTTGGAATTTTTGGAAAGGGCTTTGCGATATTTGGGATGTACTTTTGGAACATTTCACTTATCCTTCTCTCCTATTTTTTTCTAAGGAAACTTTTGGATGAAAAAACAAAACCTTATGCCATTCTTTATCTTTTGAGTCCGTTTGCCTTAGGTAGTTACTATGTACTTGTGAGTGATTCAGTGATGGTCTCTCTTCTTATCATTGCATATTACTTTTATGTGAAAGAAAACTGGATTCCCTTTATCCTTTTATCGAGTTTAGCAATCCTTACAAAAGAACCAGCCTTGTTTCTACTTTTCCCAATTGGTTTGGCCGCGCTCGTCAATAAGGATTGGAAACGAATGGTAGTCGTAGGTGCAGTACTTGTGGGGCCTGTTTGTTGGCATCTTTACTTGTCCTATCGTTTTCCAAATTGGAGGCCAGGCCGCCTAACGGATTTTATCCTACCGTTTGAAGGATTGATTTCTTACATGGAATCAATTTGGAGACAATTAGCATCGGGATCCAACTTCAAAGAAGTAGCTCGATTATTTTCAAGATTCCCTCTTGTAATACTGTTTTTTCTAGGAGCTTTTTTGCCTTTCACTGGTAAAATACAGAAAGGATGGGAATTTAGAATCTCATTCCTTTTGATTATGTTTATGGTCGCAACAGCTGGCTATTATCATTTCTGGTCTGTTTACGAAAATGTATCCAGAATGTTTACTTTATCGATCCCTGTTTTGTTATTGTTAATGAATGCAGATAAACAGATTCGCAAAGAAGAATATATATTCGTAACCCTTGCGATTCTGTTTTTATTTTTGGTAAAAGTATTGTTTATCTCAAAACAAATGAGTTATCAAATTGGATTCTAA